A single region of the Halorussus gelatinilyticus genome encodes:
- a CDS encoding MaoC family dehydratase — MSGLYYEEFEVGQTIEHEKRRTVSESDNQQFCDTTMNQQPLHLDAEFAEDTQFGERLVNGLYTMSLAVGLSIPDTTDGTIVANLSYDDVEHPNPVFHGDTIRAQSTVTDKRETSDGERGVVTMHVEAFAVNRDDEGSEGDGETLVCEFDRTVLSLKRENQ; from the coding sequence ATGTCGGGTCTCTACTACGAGGAGTTCGAGGTCGGCCAGACCATCGAACACGAGAAGCGGCGGACCGTCAGCGAGTCGGACAACCAGCAGTTCTGCGACACGACGATGAACCAGCAACCGCTCCACCTCGACGCGGAGTTCGCCGAGGACACCCAGTTCGGCGAGCGGTTGGTCAACGGACTCTATACGATGAGCCTCGCGGTCGGTCTCTCCATCCCGGACACCACCGACGGCACCATCGTCGCCAACCTCTCGTACGACGACGTGGAGCATCCCAATCCGGTGTTCCACGGCGACACGATTCGCGCCCAATCGACCGTGACCGACAAGCGCGAGACCAGTGACGGCGAGCGCGGCGTCGTCACGATGCACGTCGAGGCGTTCGCGGTCAACCGCGACGACGAGGGGAGCGAGGGCGACGGCGAGACGTTGGTCTGCGAGTTCGACCGGACGGTGCTGTCGCTGAAGCGGGAGAATCAGTAG
- a CDS encoding outer membrane protein assembly factor BamB family protein, with the protein MRPRSRPTTADSGERVTDATDRRLTSDDSRVRFRFRASGPARTAPAVGDGTVYLACANGCTHAFDADDGTERWSRWVDGRPTAPTVSGDVVYGGSDRGTADRGSVVALDAATGDSRWEFETEGGVQASPTVANGEIFVAADDGRITALHEADGSRRRTFRNAARALCGLAHDGRRLLLASLDGGAYARNPTDGRERWRFASAVAVGGAPAMADDTAYVGTVDDGRVSAISATTGRERWRAATGGAVWASPTVADDTVFVGSRDGFVYAFDAEDGSVGWRTDLGARIWSSPTVADDALLVATDAGDVWALNREDGTVLWWCRATDAVVASVVVADATAYVADCGGTVTALSLSD; encoded by the coding sequence GTGCGACCGCGTTCGCGCCCGACGACCGCCGACTCGGGCGAGCGTGTGACGGACGCCACCGACCGACGGCTGACGTCGGACGACTCGCGGGTTCGCTTCCGGTTTCGGGCCAGCGGTCCGGCCCGGACCGCACCCGCGGTCGGCGACGGGACGGTGTATCTCGCCTGTGCAAACGGCTGCACGCACGCATTCGATGCTGACGACGGCACCGAGCGATGGTCGCGGTGGGTCGATGGCCGACCCACCGCACCGACGGTCTCCGGAGACGTCGTGTACGGCGGTAGCGACCGCGGGACCGCCGACCGCGGTTCGGTCGTCGCGCTCGACGCCGCGACGGGCGACAGCCGGTGGGAGTTCGAGACCGAGGGCGGCGTGCAAGCGTCGCCGACGGTCGCGAACGGCGAAATCTTCGTCGCGGCCGACGACGGCCGAATCACGGCTCTCCACGAGGCGGACGGCTCTCGCCGCCGGACGTTCCGGAACGCGGCGCGAGCGCTCTGCGGGCTCGCACACGACGGGAGACGGCTCCTGCTCGCCAGTCTCGACGGCGGCGCGTACGCCCGCAACCCGACCGACGGCCGCGAGCGCTGGCGGTTCGCGTCGGCCGTCGCGGTCGGCGGTGCGCCCGCGATGGCCGACGACACCGCGTACGTCGGCACCGTAGACGACGGTCGCGTGTCCGCGATTTCGGCGACGACGGGCAGGGAACGCTGGCGCGCAGCGACCGGCGGCGCGGTGTGGGCGTCGCCGACGGTCGCGGACGACACCGTCTTCGTGGGAAGCAGAGACGGCTTCGTCTACGCCTTCGACGCGGAGGACGGTTCGGTGGGTTGGCGGACCGACCTCGGGGCGCGCATCTGGTCCTCGCCGACGGTCGCGGACGACGCCCTCCTCGTGGCGACCGACGCCGGGGACGTGTGGGCGTTGAATCGGGAGGACGGGACGGTACTGTGGTGGTGCCGGGCGACGGACGCAGTCGTGGCCTCGGTCGTCGTCGCGGACGCGACGGCCTACGTGGCCGACTGCGGTGGGACCGTCACTGCGCTTTCGCTCTCGGATTGA
- a CDS encoding HpcH/HpaI aldolase/citrate lyase family protein, protein MPRRSVMFTPGDRPAMMRKAPSAGADVIVFDLEDAVAPDAKDEARTAVREVLTDPDFDPDCEVCVRVNQTGIAADDDLRGILGREDATSDESSDFAASRAVETLDSVMLPKTEDADDAETLADLLDERDADVPILALVETAAGILSAESIATVPEVDALAFGAEDLAADVGATRTDEGTEVLHAREHVVLAASAADADAIDTVYTDIEDTEGLREETEFAIELGYDGKMAIHPAQVAPVNEAFTPDPERVEWAEKLLAAKEEADADGRGVFRVDGEMIDAPLVAQAERVLAYAEAADET, encoded by the coding sequence ATGCCACGACGAAGCGTCATGTTCACGCCGGGCGACCGTCCGGCGATGATGCGGAAAGCGCCGAGCGCAGGGGCCGACGTAATCGTCTTCGACTTGGAGGACGCGGTGGCTCCCGACGCCAAGGACGAGGCGCGCACGGCGGTCCGCGAGGTGTTGACCGACCCCGACTTCGACCCCGACTGCGAGGTCTGCGTCCGGGTGAATCAGACGGGCATCGCCGCGGACGACGACCTGCGAGGAATCCTCGGACGGGAGGACGCGACGAGCGACGAGTCGAGCGATTTCGCGGCGTCGCGCGCCGTGGAAACGCTCGATTCGGTGATGCTCCCGAAGACCGAGGACGCGGACGACGCCGAGACGCTGGCCGACCTGCTCGACGAGCGCGACGCCGACGTGCCGATTCTCGCGCTGGTCGAGACCGCGGCCGGAATCCTGTCGGCCGAGTCCATCGCGACCGTGCCCGAAGTCGATGCGCTCGCCTTCGGCGCGGAGGACCTCGCGGCCGACGTCGGCGCGACCCGGACCGACGAGGGCACCGAAGTCCTCCACGCCCGCGAACACGTCGTCCTCGCGGCGAGTGCGGCCGACGCGGACGCCATCGACACGGTGTACACCGACATCGAGGACACCGAAGGCCTGCGCGAGGAGACCGAGTTCGCCATCGAATTGGGGTACGACGGCAAGATGGCCATCCACCCCGCGCAGGTCGCGCCCGTCAACGAGGCGTTCACGCCCGACCCCGAGCGCGTCGAGTGGGCCGAGAAGCTGTTGGCGGCGAAAGAAGAGGCCGACGCCGATGGCCGGGGCGTCTTCCGGGTGGACGGCGAGATGATAGACGCGCCGCTGGTCGCACAGGCCGAGCGCGTGCTGGCGTACGCCGAGGCCGCCGACGAGACGTGA
- the gdhB gene encoding glutamate dehydrogenase GdhB translates to MPPETVEATEQKGSDEETEEPESALETARRQLEHAAAHLDVDEGVIERLKHPTKVHRVAVPLKRENGEVEVFTGYRAQHDDVRGPYKGGLRFHPHVSEQECVGLSMWMTWKCAVMDLPFGGGKGGIVVDPKDLTTDEKERLTRRFAEELRKFVGPKKDIPAPDMGTDAQTMAWFMDAYSMQEGETIPGVVTGKPPVVGGSEGRQEAPGRSVAIIAREAADYYDYDLEETTIAVQGFGSVGANAARLLDDWGANIVAVSDVNGAIYDPDGLDTHAVPSHEEEPEAVMTHDAPEKLSNEKILELDVDVLVPAAVGNVITADNANDVQADVVVEGANGPTTFAADAILEENGVEVIPDILANAGGVTVSYFEWLQDINRRQWSLERVNDELEKHMLSAWNDVRTEVEARDVSWRDAAYVVALSRIAEAKSTRGLWP, encoded by the coding sequence ATGCCTCCAGAAACTGTCGAAGCAACCGAACAGAAGGGTAGTGACGAGGAGACCGAAGAGCCGGAGTCCGCGCTCGAAACCGCGCGCCGTCAACTGGAACACGCCGCGGCCCACCTCGACGTGGACGAGGGCGTCATCGAGCGACTGAAGCATCCGACCAAAGTCCATCGCGTCGCGGTACCGCTGAAACGCGAGAACGGCGAGGTCGAGGTGTTCACCGGCTACCGCGCCCAACACGACGACGTGCGCGGCCCGTACAAGGGCGGCCTGCGCTTCCACCCCCACGTCAGCGAACAGGAGTGCGTCGGGCTGTCGATGTGGATGACGTGGAAGTGCGCCGTGATGGACCTGCCGTTCGGCGGTGGGAAGGGCGGCATCGTCGTGGACCCCAAGGACCTGACGACCGACGAGAAGGAGCGCCTGACCCGGCGCTTCGCCGAGGAACTCCGCAAGTTCGTCGGTCCGAAGAAGGACATCCCCGCGCCCGACATGGGCACCGACGCCCAGACGATGGCGTGGTTCATGGACGCCTACTCGATGCAGGAGGGCGAGACCATTCCCGGCGTCGTCACCGGAAAACCGCCCGTCGTCGGCGGGAGCGAGGGACGACAGGAAGCGCCCGGTCGCTCCGTCGCCATCATTGCCCGTGAGGCCGCCGACTACTACGACTACGACCTCGAAGAGACGACCATCGCCGTGCAGGGATTCGGCTCGGTCGGCGCGAACGCGGCCCGTCTGCTCGACGACTGGGGCGCGAACATCGTCGCGGTCAGCGACGTGAACGGTGCCATCTACGACCCGGACGGACTGGACACCCACGCGGTGCCCTCCCACGAGGAGGAACCCGAGGCCGTCATGACCCACGACGCGCCCGAGAAGCTCTCGAACGAGAAGATTCTCGAACTCGACGTGGACGTCCTCGTTCCGGCCGCGGTCGGGAACGTCATCACCGCGGACAACGCCAACGACGTGCAGGCCGACGTCGTGGTCGAGGGTGCGAACGGCCCGACGACGTTCGCCGCCGACGCCATCCTGGAAGAGAACGGCGTCGAGGTCATTCCCGACATCCTCGCCAACGCGGGCGGGGTCACCGTCTCGTACTTCGAGTGGTTGCAGGACATCAACCGGCGTCAGTGGTCGCTCGAACGCGTCAACGACGAACTGGAGAAACACATGCTCTCGGCGTGGAACGACGTGCGGACCGAAGTCGAGGCCCGCGACGTGAGTTGGCGCGACGCCGCCTACGTCGTCGCGCTCTCGCGCATCGCCGAGGCGAAGAGCACCCGCGGTCTCTGGCCCTGA